A window of Nitrospira sp. genomic DNA:
TCGATCAGTATGTGCTGCGAGACGATGCGCTGACCGCAGTAGAAGACAATGCCAAGCGGTTGCGAGACAACCATGTGACCAAGGTACTGCTGGAAGGCCGCTGTGACGAAATCGGCACGTCGGAATACAATCTGGTGCTAGGTGAACGGCGCGCGCTGTCCGTCAAGCGGTACCTGGAGTCGTTGGGCATGAGTCAGTTGCAGGTAGACGTGACCAGTTACGGCAAGGACCGTCCCCTGTGTCTGCAGCACAACCCGGTCTGTTGGCAGAAAAATCGTAGTGTCCACTTTGTGGTAAAAGAGTAACGGTCCTTATTCCTCTCCCCTCCGGCATGGACAACAGATGCCCATGCCGGACTCACTCGCCTCTTTCTTCGGATTTCTCGTCAGCCGTAACAAAGATTTTACGCGCCCATAACGGTGTTTCAACAAACTCGGTCTATCCTGTTCCCATAGGGACTCAGTAGCGTGTGGCAC
This region includes:
- a CDS encoding OmpA family protein, whose product is MNRFRPFALLGLSAVAALLFLDGCASKAGTSAGTTVMPPKPRVEERVAAAPVQEVPPPVEPAPVPLRSVEMAARNATGEQNIPFPDVLFDFDQYVLRDDALTAVEDNAKRLRDNHVTKVLLEGRCDEIGTSEYNLVLGERRALSVKRYLESLGMSQLQVDVTSYGKDRPLCLQHNPVCWQKNRSVHFVVKE